AAAGGAAATGGATGCAGGAGTTGGTAGACGAAGGAAAACTCCGAGTATCCCCCGCCTCCTTTTACAACGATGATTCTTTAGCTCCAGCGATCGCAGATGACGAGCTTTCTTACGACCTGGCTGGAGATGCCTTTGATGAGGAGATACTTTCTCTTGATCCATTCAAGACTAGGCTCATTGACTCCTTTGGCCCTGTAACACCGAGGCCGCAAAAAGTCGTCATGCAGACGAATTACTATGCATGGTGCGCAAGCTTTGGCATGAGCCTACGTCTATTCGACGACTTCAATGCTGATTCGTTAGTGGTAATCCGCGATGTAGGCGAATACTCACGGAGGCTGATACAGGCCCTTCGTCCTCATCTTGGTGGCTGGCGATTCGTTCCATGCGTAGTTCATTACTTCGATCCTTTTCATCCCTCAAAAAAGACGAAGAGCGTTTTTGCCTGCAAGCATTTCAAGTACCTCTATCAGGAGGAGTTTCGCTATGTATTTATCCCTACAAGCCCAATAAAGACCCTGCCTCCAATTCACTTAAATCTTGGCCCACTAAAGGACATTGCCGAACTTATCCACAGGAGCTAGCACTCCATAGGCGCACCCGCCCACAGCCGTCATCTGTATCATTTTAAATTTCAATGCGTCGAAGAAATCCTCACGATTGCAAAGGCTATAAGTGCTGCCACGAGAAGACCCATAACCAACTGCACCACAACCAAGTGCCAGGGCTTTTTGCCCAACCTCAATGTCAGCCTACTGGAAAGGGTGCTAATTGCACCAAGTGCAAACATGATAAGTGGGAGTGCAAGCAGTGTTCCCATGATTGACCTCGAAAAATCTGGCGACCCGTGTAGGTTTCGGCGCAACAAGATTAATTACCTGGATTGCCGATGCACTGGAATTCAATCGTCACGCGCCTTGATCCGCAGTTTCCGAAGCCTCGGCGTGACAAACACTCGGCACTCTGCGATCCGAACGGCTCCGCTCCCTTATAGCCCCAGTTTTTGCACTTCTGCTCGGCAAGCTGCACGGCCTGCTGCTCGCTCATGTCGGGGCGCTGGAACTCATTGCGCTCATACGAAAGCGCTACCACGCCATCCGCGCGACTGGCTTTGGTCACAAGCCAATCTGCATGAGTAGCACACGCACTGAGAAGAAGCGCGGCCCCGGCAACGCTGCAAAACTTCAACTTCATCGTTGGTCACCTTGTTCTGGACTTGTTGCACTGAGCGGGCGCTCCGCGCTCAATCGAATGATAGGCCCATCTCGCCCTTAATGTCACTCATAGAGGGTGAACTCATAGGGCGTGGCCCGATAAAGGGCGCATCGGCATCGTTCTTCAATGCTGGAGGAAGCGATGCCCACCGATCCGCGCGCCATGTTCGGACTGCGACTAGCCGAAGTTAGAAGAGCCCGAGGACTTTCCCAAGAACGCCTCGCACTAGAGAGCGGGCTCGCACGCAGCTACCTGGGTGGCGTCGAGCGCGGGCAACGCAACATCGCGCTCCTGAACATCTACCGCCTTGCTGATGCTTTGGGCGTTCCTCCAGCCTCACTACTGGAGCCTCCATCTCAGGAAAAGTCAACCTAAGAGCCCTTGCCCAGCTCCGTTAACCACCTGATTTTTAAAGGAAGCTCATTTCGGTACCCCTATAGGACACAACGCTGTCCTAGACGCGCTTGACTTCGGCACACGGAACAGACTCATCGGCATGATGCCGACTAAGTTATGCGCGTCTCCCGCGACTCGAATAGGAGGCCAGCAATGAACTATGACGCCGCACTTGAGCGATTCAGGTGCACCCCTCAACAGCATCTACTTATCAGCTATGTTCGGCTCGCTGACGCTTTGCAGCCCAGAGTGACCCGCATAGTTCCAATTCGCGACAAGGGCCGGATCGAGCAGGGCCGCGAGCAGCACATCGCCACCCTTCGATTAGCGCTAGAAGTATCGGAACAGACACAACTTGACCCTGTGTGGATAGCGGATATCGGGCACGCAGAGTCTGTGGCCCCCGGCTTGTACCTCGTAGACGGACACCATCGCCTAACTGCCTATAGACAGGCTGGTCGAGACACAATTCCCGCGAGCATCTTGCCGATGGACTGGCATGCGGCCGTCGCCGTCTCGAAGCTGGTGAACTGCACTGGCA
The window above is part of the Xanthomonas campestris pv. badrii genome. Proteins encoded here:
- the yecR gene encoding YecR family lipoprotein, producing MKLKFCSVAGAALLLSACATHADWLVTKASRADGVVALSYERNEFQRPDMSEQQAVQLAEQKCKNWGYKGAEPFGSQSAECLSRRGFGNCGSRRVTIEFQCIGNPGN
- a CDS encoding helix-turn-helix domain-containing protein, whose product is MFGLRLAEVRRARGLSQERLALESGLARSYLGGVERGQRNIALLNIYRLADALGVPPASLLEPPSQEKST